The following proteins come from a genomic window of Methanosarcina sp. MTP4:
- a CDS encoding DUF11 domain-containing protein, whose protein sequence is MTIALPAMPAASAASGDFSIDFVAASPESYNHLTGGGAYDNRTIGVDKDVVESLEGGDFACGDIITFFATVAVDNTQSAIDDGPQTIEMNFSFLADTTGQSGAAIGDIVNVKVNYGTIEDLIPGENDIDDGIIDDGGSVATLTDEYLTGPLFTAGSELHGTVELTDLDAGEQVVVRIDVKLFCQPGSNPTGNLQGALTDARLTFIQDSVPVEPPEAIPGGEQTIPFRQIGDLEAPELNIQKTVTTSDGTCPGVESLTVTTGDTVKYCYVVINTGSAPLYNLNVIDDAGTPSNPADDFTVTLSSGLTDIDGDGTADDLAAGGTATGTALVTLSTAGTAINTATATGDDSIIQPTTLTDNDTATVIVEFVPNPAYTIEKTVTDVAGQGPEGNVTGVGDVISYQINVTNDGNVDITNVTVTDPLLGTLTGPTGDDVDPGVLNVGETWTYTGTYTVTQEDINNNGNGDGFIDNTATVQSDQLQPETDSEKVPIEGAPAYTIEKTVTDVAGKGPEGNVTGVGDVISYQINVTNDGNVDITNVTVTDPLLGTLTGPTGDDVDTGVLNVGETWTYTGTYTVTQEDINNNGNGDGFIDNTATVQSDQLQPETDSEKVPIEEEQAPIEEEPAYTINKTVTDVGG, encoded by the coding sequence ATGACCATTGCGCTGCCTGCAATGCCAGCAGCTTCAGCAGCCTCCGGGGACTTTTCTATTGACTTTGTAGCAGCATCCCCTGAGTCCTATAACCACCTAACAGGAGGTGGCGCCTATGATAATCGAACCATCGGCGTGGACAAGGATGTCGTAGAGTCACTTGAAGGCGGTGACTTTGCTTGTGGGGACATTATCACGTTCTTCGCTACCGTCGCAGTAGATAATACCCAATCAGCAATTGATGACGGGCCACAGACCATCGAAATGAACTTTTCGTTCCTGGCTGATACTACCGGACAGTCAGGTGCAGCCATCGGGGACATCGTGAACGTCAAGGTTAACTACGGCACAATCGAAGACCTGATCCCCGGTGAAAACGACATTGACGACGGGATAATTGATGACGGGGGAAGTGTGGCAACACTTACAGATGAATACCTAACTGGCCCTCTCTTCACAGCAGGTTCGGAACTCCACGGTACAGTGGAACTCACTGACCTCGATGCCGGGGAGCAGGTAGTGGTTCGGATAGACGTCAAGCTCTTCTGCCAGCCTGGCAGTAACCCCACCGGAAACCTGCAGGGAGCTCTTACAGATGCCCGGTTGACTTTTATCCAGGATAGTGTTCCCGTAGAACCTCCAGAGGCCATCCCTGGTGGTGAACAAACAATTCCCTTCAGGCAGATTGGCGACCTAGAAGCTCCCGAGCTTAATATTCAGAAGACTGTGACTACATCCGACGGCACCTGTCCCGGCGTGGAATCGCTGACAGTGACCACAGGTGATACGGTCAAGTACTGCTATGTAGTGATCAACACGGGATCTGCTCCACTATATAATTTGAATGTTATTGACGACGCAGGCACACCCTCAAATCCAGCCGATGATTTCACTGTCACATTGTCCTCAGGGCTGACTGATATCGATGGGGACGGGACTGCAGACGACCTTGCAGCAGGAGGTACAGCCACAGGCACGGCACTGGTAACTCTATCCACCGCAGGCACTGCCATCAACACCGCTACAGCCACAGGGGATGACTCCATCATCCAGCCGACCACGCTGACTGATAATGACACTGCCACCGTGATTGTTGAGTTTGTGCCAAACCCAGCATACACTATAGAAAAGACAGTAACGGATGTAGCGGGACAGGGACCGGAAGGGAACGTAACTGGTGTGGGAGATGTCATAAGTTACCAGATAAACGTGACCAATGACGGAAACGTTGACATCACAAATGTAACTGTGACGGATCCATTGCTGGGAACACTGACAGGGCCGACTGGAGACGATGTGGACCCGGGAGTCCTGAACGTAGGAGAGACCTGGACATATACGGGGACCTATACAGTAACCCAGGAAGACATAAACAACAATGGGAACGGAGACGGATTCATAGATAATACGGCAACAGTGCAATCGGATCAGCTGCAACCGGAAACGGATAGTGAAAAGGTACCCATAGAAGGAGCACCGGCATACACTATAGAAAAGACAGTAACGGATGTAGCGGGAAAGGGACCGGAAGGGAACGTAACTGGTGTGGGAGATGTCATAAGTTACCAGATAAACGTGACCAATGACGGAAACGTTGACATCACAAATGTAACTGTGACGGATCCATTGCTGGGAACACTGACAGGGCCGACTGGAGACGATGTGGACACGGGAGTCCTGAACGTAGGAGAGACCTGGACATATACGGGGACCTATACAGTAACCCAGGAAGACATAAACAACAATGGGAACGGAGACGGATTCATAGATAATACGGCAACAGTGCAATCGGATCAGCTGCAACCGGAAACGGATAGTGAAAAGGTACCCATAGAAGAGGAACAGGCACCCATAGAAGAGGAACCAGCATACACCATCAACAAGACGGTAACGGATGTAGGTGGATAG
- a CDS encoding DUF11 domain-containing protein, with protein sequence MNKTVTDVAGQGPEGYVTNEGDVISYRITVTNDGNIDLIGVSVKDSLITITGPTGDDKGPGVLNVGEIWTYKGCYTVTQEDINNNGNGDGFIDNTATVESDQLQPETDSEKVPIEEEQAPIEEEPAYTINKTVTDVGG encoded by the coding sequence ATTAACAAGACCGTAACAGATGTAGCAGGTCAGGGACCTGAGGGCTACGTAACAAATGAAGGAGATGTAATAAGCTACAGGATAACTGTGACCAATGACGGAAACATTGACCTGATAGGAGTTTCGGTGAAAGATTCACTGATAACAATCACAGGACCTACAGGAGATGACAAGGGTCCGGGAGTCCTGAATGTTGGAGAGATATGGACCTATAAAGGGTGTTACACAGTAACCCAGGAAGACATAAACAACAATGGGAACGGAGACGGATTCATAGATAATACGGCAACAGTGGAATCGGATCAGCTGCAACCGGAAACAGATAGTGAAAAGGTACCCATAGAAGAGGAACAGGCACCCATCGAAGAGGAACCAGCATACACCATCAACAAGACGGTAACGGATGTAGGTGGATAG
- a CDS encoding PGF-pre-PGF domain-containing protein, translated as MEQAIDIKETDENTATDEKDTDSESDTITSPEESEDDDSKDGDSRDSGSSHRSAGSRGVGGSSPEPAKNIEVKELSQVFIENSNNVEINFRKNATCVMSVNFDAKKTAGKTTTIVEMLKGKSSLVSEMPTDAVYRYFNIWIGNRGFATPENIENAVICFKVEKSWLQENDIDESSIILNRYNDGKWDKAPVSLLKQDDKFLYFTAETPGFSSFAITGKMRSVSEENSKNIQPESEPEMLNEKGIGNKGMGAEQEAEQEESTSAPGFEIVYCMTCLLALFLYKRK; from the coding sequence GTGGAACAGGCAATTGACATTAAAGAGACCGATGAAAATACCGCGACTGATGAAAAAGATACGGATTCAGAATCAGACACAATAACTTCTCCGGAAGAGAGTGAAGATGATGATTCCAAGGACGGTGATTCCAGAGACAGCGGTAGCAGCCACCGCAGCGCAGGAAGTCGAGGTGTTGGCGGCAGTTCCCCTGAGCCTGCAAAAAACATTGAGGTTAAGGAACTTTCGCAGGTCTTCATAGAAAACAGCAACAATGTAGAAATCAATTTCAGAAAGAATGCCACCTGCGTTATGTCTGTTAACTTTGACGCAAAGAAAACTGCAGGCAAGACCACAACCATCGTCGAGATGCTGAAGGGAAAATCCTCACTGGTTTCCGAAATGCCTACCGACGCAGTTTACAGGTATTTTAATATCTGGATTGGAAACAGAGGGTTTGCGACCCCAGAAAATATCGAAAACGCGGTTATATGCTTCAAGGTCGAAAAATCTTGGCTACAGGAAAATGACATCGATGAATCTTCCATCATCCTTAACAGGTATAATGATGGAAAATGGGACAAGGCTCCAGTCAGCCTGCTAAAGCAAGACGATAAATTCCTGTATTTCACAGCCGAAACTCCTGGATTCTCTTCCTTTGCAATAACAGGTAAGATGAGAAGCGTTTCGGAAGAAAATTCAAAGAATATACAGCCTGAATCAGAGCCCGAAATGCTTAATGAAAAAGGTATTGGAAATAAGGGAATGGGAGCTGAACAGGAAGCCGAGCAGGAAGAAAGCACAAGTGCACCTGGATTTGAAATAGTTTACTGTATGACCTGCCTGCTTGCCCTATTCCTGTATAAAAGAAAGTAA
- a CDS encoding tetratricopeptide repeat protein: MQEDTSDTSDTSDISDTPDSSEDPFELLQQATALYKQGNLEETLDFLVRAEHSAFISRKPEALVVIYSMAGDVFSSLEDFERSLRYFEKSLQVIKLFETDDVGDADDTGVVEDSGADLVLTEWSASNENKIGKLLFRLGQTEDAEKRFNRALGLYEKLLTADPVNVQHLSSLAKVKDNMGNLLSSRGQIDEACVVHTEAADIRRSLRKGESE; this comes from the coding sequence ATGCAAGAAGATACCTCGGACACCTCAGACACTTCAGATATCTCAGACACTCCCGATTCGTCAGAAGACCCTTTCGAATTACTGCAGCAAGCCACAGCTCTCTACAAGCAGGGAAACCTTGAAGAAACCCTCGACTTTCTTGTCCGGGCCGAGCACTCTGCCTTCATATCCAGAAAACCCGAGGCTCTTGTAGTCATTTACAGTATGGCAGGGGATGTCTTTTCAAGCCTTGAAGACTTCGAAAGGTCCCTGAGATATTTTGAAAAATCCCTTCAGGTCATAAAGCTGTTTGAAACCGACGATGTCGGCGATGCCGACGATACTGGTGTTGTAGAAGATAGCGGAGCAGACCTCGTTCTTACTGAATGGTCGGCGTCAAATGAAAACAAGATCGGAAAGCTCCTTTTCCGACTCGGGCAAACGGAAGATGCAGAAAAAAGGTTCAACCGGGCACTTGGGCTTTATGAAAAGCTGCTTACAGCAGATCCCGTAAATGTGCAGCACCTTTCTTCTCTGGCAAAAGTCAAAGACAACATGGGTAATTTGCTTTCCAGCAGGGGCCAGATTGATGAAGCTTGTGTGGTTCATACGGAGGCGGCTGATATCCGTAGAAGTTTACGTAAAGGAGAGTCGGAATAA
- a CDS encoding class I SAM-dependent methyltransferase: MTSKGSVFNDLPSSYDILQKQCLPNWQAFFSTIIEFIPESIPESVHEKTEGKNERQNQKIEILELGSGTGFFTSLIRKERPDARITCIDRNPEMLAVAKEKPELQKNVTFIEGDILEECEKWKEETGRHEEPGGKEGPEGEGKFDVVVSTQCLCFLPQDAKTRVFRRIYEALKPDGSFIEGDIFRPGSEWKEEIYRAHWKKYMVEQELTVQEAEEMLQTFDDIQEKIDTHKRFRERMEEAGFERIFCPYWYEMYAVFVARR, from the coding sequence ATGACCTCAAAAGGCTCAGTCTTCAACGACCTTCCCTCAAGTTACGACATCCTGCAAAAACAATGCCTTCCCAACTGGCAGGCCTTCTTCTCTACAATAATCGAATTTATCCCTGAATCAATACCTGAGTCGGTTCATGAAAAAACAGAGGGAAAGAATGAGAGGCAGAACCAGAAAATCGAGATCCTCGAACTTGGGAGCGGGACCGGCTTTTTTACGAGCCTGATAAGGAAAGAAAGACCTGATGCCAGAATCACCTGCATTGATAGAAACCCGGAAATGCTAGCTGTGGCAAAGGAGAAGCCAGAACTGCAGAAGAACGTCACCTTTATTGAAGGAGATATTCTGGAAGAGTGTGAAAAGTGGAAAGAAGAAACCGGAAGGCACGAAGAGCCAGGGGGGAAAGAAGGCCCGGAGGGAGAAGGAAAGTTTGATGTCGTGGTTTCCACGCAGTGCCTCTGCTTCCTCCCCCAGGATGCAAAGACCCGGGTTTTCAGGCGGATTTATGAGGCTCTCAAGCCGGATGGGAGCTTTATTGAAGGGGACATCTTCAGGCCCGGGAGTGAATGGAAAGAGGAGATTTACAGGGCTCACTGGAAAAAGTACATGGTTGAGCAGGAGCTCACTGTTCAAGAAGCTGAAGAGATGCTGCAGACGTTTGACGACATTCAGGAAAAAATCGATACTCATAAGAGGTTCAGGGAGAGGATGGAAGAGGCAGGGTTCGAGCGGATTTTCTGTCCTTACTGGTACGAGATGTACGCTGTTTTTGTGGCCCGCCGGTGA
- a CDS encoding metal ABC transporter permease gives MFELLQYGFVQNALAAAVLASIACGIIGVYVVVKKIVFISGGIAHASFGGIGLGYYLDINPMFGVLPFSILSALVMGTVSKKSKIPEDSAIGILWSLGMAIGIIFVYLTPGYAPDLMTYLFGNILTVPRLDIYLMLALDLVIVGVVYLFYKEFLSLCFDEEFTTVQGVPTQKLYLLLLCIIALTIVVLIKVVGIILVIALLTIPATLSRKFTHDLKRMMLISTVFGIVISIAGIGLSYAIDAPSGATIILVLSLVYGLVAFGMEVFEGRGALN, from the coding sequence GGCTTTGTCCAGAATGCTCTAGCTGCCGCCGTCCTGGCCAGCATCGCCTGCGGGATAATCGGCGTCTACGTTGTTGTCAAGAAGATTGTCTTCATCAGCGGCGGGATTGCACACGCCTCTTTTGGTGGGATCGGGCTTGGCTATTACCTTGACATCAATCCCATGTTCGGGGTTCTGCCTTTCAGCATCCTTTCAGCCCTTGTAATGGGTACGGTGAGCAAGAAATCTAAAATCCCCGAAGACAGCGCTATTGGCATCCTCTGGTCTCTGGGTATGGCCATAGGCATAATTTTCGTTTACCTAACTCCCGGTTATGCCCCCGACCTCATGACTTACCTCTTCGGAAACATTCTAACTGTCCCCCGCCTTGATATTTACCTGATGCTCGCTCTTGACCTGGTAATTGTAGGTGTAGTCTATCTCTTCTATAAGGAGTTCCTGTCGCTTTGCTTTGATGAGGAGTTCACCACCGTCCAGGGAGTCCCGACCCAGAAGCTTTACCTCCTGCTCCTCTGTATCATCGCCCTGACCATCGTTGTGCTGATCAAGGTCGTCGGGATCATCCTGGTAATTGCGCTCCTCACTATCCCAGCCACTCTCAGCCGTAAATTCACCCATGACCTGAAGCGGATGATGCTGATATCCACCGTTTTTGGGATCGTTATCAGTATTGCGGGAATAGGGCTTTCCTATGCAATTGACGCTCCTTCGGGGGCCACGATCATCCTGGTGCTGAGCCTTGTGTACGGGCTGGTGGCTTTCGGGATGGAGGTTTTTGAAGGGAGGGGTGCCTTAAATTGA